Below is a genomic region from Zeimonas sediminis.
TGACCGGAAGATGGCTCTGCCGCAAGGCGACCGGGAGCCGGCGTCGCTGAGCGCCGCCATCGTCCTGTACCGGTCCGATCCGCGCATGCTCGAGGCGACCATCGCCTCCCTCGGGCGGGCCGCCCGCGCCATGCGGGGCGGGGCGGCTGCGTCGCTGACACTGGTCGACCACTCGCCGGACGCCGGCGGCGAGCGCGCCGCGCAGCTGGAACGGGAAGCCGCTCGCTGGTTCGGCGAGCCGGTCCGCGTCGTGCCCGACCCGTCGAATCCCGGCTTCGGCGCGGGCCACAATCGGCTTCTCGAGCGCCTCGGACGCTACCACCTGGTGCTGAACCCTGACGTGGAGATCCACGAGGAAGCGCTGGCCGAGGCCCTCGACTTCATGGACGCCCACCCCGAGTGCGGCCTCGTCTCCCCGTCGGCCTTCGGCGACGACGGCCAGCGCCAGTTCCTGTGCAAGCGGTATCCCACGGTGCTGGATTTGCTCCTGCGCGGCTTCGCACCGCAGTTCCTGCGCCGTGCCTTCGCGGCGAGGCTCGATCGCTACGAAATGCGCGACCTGATCGGCGACGGCGTGGTCTGGGACCCGCCCATCGCCTCCGGCTGCTTCATGCTGTTCCGGGGCGACGTCTTCCGCCGGCTCGGCGGCTTCGACCCGCGCTTCTTCCTGTACTTCGAGGACTTCGACCTGAGCCTGCGCGCGGGCCGGATCACCCGGCTGGCCTACCTTCCCTCGGTGCGCATCGTCCACCACGGCGGCCACGCGGCGAGAAAGGGGTTCCGCCACATCGGGCTCTTTGCGAGATCGGCGCGCGCGTTCTTCTCGAAGCACGGCTGGCGATGGTTCTGAAGCGCATCCTCGTCACCGGCGCCAGCGGCTTCGTCGGAAGGGCCGTCTGCGCCCGCCTGATCGAGGACGGCCGCGCGGTCACCGCCGGGGTGCGCAGCGCCGACCGCCGGACGGTGCCGGGCGCCACCCTGCGTCCGACAGGCCCGATCGAGGCGGCCGACTGGCAGCGGATCGTCGCCGGCCACGACGCGGTGATCCACCTTGCCGCGCGCGTGCATCGCCTAGCGGAGGACCCGCAGGCTGCCCGCTCGGCCTATCTGCGCGAGAATCGCGACGCGACGCTCGCGCTGGCCCGCGCCGCCGCCGATGCCGGCGTCGCCCGGCTGGTCTTCGTCAGCACGATCAAGGTCTGCGGCGAAGCCACGACGAACCTGCCGTTCGATGCCGACTGCACCCCGGCGCCCTCGGACGCCTACGCCGAGTCGAAACTGGCCGCGGAGCAGGCGCTGCGGGAGATCGAGGCCGGGTCGGCGATGCAGGTCGCGATCGTGCGTCCGCCCCTCGTCTACGGGCCCGGGGTCGGCGCGAACTTCCTGCGACTGCTCGGGCTGGTCGAGCGCGGCGTTCCGCTGCCGCTCGCATCGGTGCGGAACCGGCGCAGCCTCGTCTACGTGGGCAACCTCGCGGACCTCGTCGTCCGCTGCGTCGACCATCCCGCGGCCGCGGGCCGCACTTTCGTGGCGAGCGACGGCGAGGATCTCTCGACGCCGGCCCTGATCTCGCGGATCGCCTTCGCGCTGGGCGTCGAACCCAGGCTGTGGCGCTGCCCCCCCGCCCTGCTGCGGGCCGCTGCGGCGCTGCTCGGCCGGCGGGCCGCTGCGGACCGGCTGCTCGGGTCGCTGCAGGTCGACCCGAGCGCGGCCACGACGCTGCTCGGCTGGCGCCCGCCGTTCTCGTCGGTCGAGGGGCTGGCCGCCACTGCCGACTGGTACCGACGCCGGCCGAGCGCCGGGGGCACCGAGGACCGATGAGCGCGGCGGCTGCATCCGTCGGAGCGATGCCTGAAGGGCAGATCGCGCTCATCGCGACGGTGGCGCTCGCGGGGCTGGTCGGCCTGCTCGGAACCTGGGCGATGCGCGGATACGCCTTGCGCCGCGAGCTGCTCGACCGTCCGAACGAGCGCAGCTCGCACACCGTTCCCACGCCGCGCGGCGGCGGCATCGCGATCGTCGCCGGCTTCGCCCTGGCCGCAACGGGCTGGACGCTGGCGAGCGGAGACGCCCGGGCCGGCGAGCTCTGGCTCGCGCTGGTGCCGCCCGCGCTGCTGGTCGCCTGCGTGGGCTTCGTCGACGATCACCGCCCCCTTTCGGCCCGGCTCCGGCTGCTGGCCCACTTCGTTGCGGCGGCCTGGGCGGTGGGCATGCTGGGCGGCCTGCCCGCGATACCCCTGCCCGCAGGCCCCCTTTACCTGGGCGCCGCGGGCACGGCGCTGGCGATCGTCGGCACGGTCTGGTGCCTGAACCTCTACAACTTCATGGACGGCATCGACGGCATCGCCGCCTCGGAGGCGGTGTTCGTGGCGCTCGCCGCCGCGATGCTCGGCGGCCCCGGCTCGGCCGCCTTCGTGCCGCTGCTGGCGCTGGCCGCCGCGAGCGCCGGCTTCCTCGTCTTCAACTGGCCGCCGGCCAGGATCTTCATGGGCGACGTCGGCAGCGGCTTCCTGGGCCTGGCGCTCGCCGGCCTGCTGCTGGCCCAGCAGGCGGCCGGCGACCTGCCGATCGGCGCCGCGATCGTCCTGCTGGGGGTCTTCCTGTCCGACGCTACCGCCACCCTGCTGGTGCGACTGCTGCGGGGGGATCGGATACACGAGGCCCATCGCAGCCACGCCTACCAGCGTGCGGCTCGCCGCTTCGGCGGCCACCGCCCGGTCACGGTCGCCGTGATCGCCATCGACCTGCTGTGGCTGCTTCCGCTCGCGTGGCTCGCCGCCCGCTTCCCGGGGTGGTCGCTGCCGGTCGCCGCGGCGGCGCTGGGCCCCTTGTCGGCGCTCGCGCTGGCGCTCGGCGCCGGCCGCCCCGACGCCGGGTCGGACAAGGCGTAAGGTCGGCAACAGTCCGTGCCCCGCCCGCCCGGCAAGGGCGGTTTCGGGGATAATCCTGCAATTCGCCGTCAAGGTTTTCCCCTAGTGTCGATCCAAGACCGCTTCCTCGTCGACCTCCGGAAGGCGATCGCCATCGCCTACGACACGATCGCCACCGGACTCGCGTGGGTCACCAGCTTCCTGCTCGGCTACGGCTTCGCGGTGCTGCCCGATGCCTGGCGCGTGCTGTGGACCACCCTGCCGGTGGTGCTCGCCGTGCACGTCGGGGCGTTCGTCGCCTTCCGGCTCTATCGCGGCATCTGGCGCTATGCGAGCTTCCACGACTTCCGCCAGATCGCCGGCGCGGTCATCATCTCCTCGCTCGTCGTGACCTCGGTCCTGTTCATGTGGAGCCGCGCCGAGCTCACGCCGCGCTCCGCGCTGGTGCTGAACCCGCTGCTGCTGCTCTTCTTCATGATCGGCGGGCGGATCTTCTACCGCTGGTGGAAGGAGCATCGCCCTTACGAGCGCATCCGCCACCTCGGCAAGCCGGTGCTGATCCTCGGGGCAGGCGACGCGGGCTACAAGCTGGTGATGCAGCTGTCTCGCAGCGAAGCGTGGTCGGTCGTGGGGCTGCTCGACGACGACGGCCGGAAGATCGGCCGGGAGGTCTACGGCTCCCCGGTGCTCGGCCGCTGGAACCAGATCGGCGCGATCGCCACCTCCACCGGCGCGCAGCACGCGATCCTCGCCGCGCGCGGCACCGACCACACGACCCGGCGGCGTGCCTTCGATCTCTGCGAGAAGGCCGGCGTTCGCCTTCTCGTGCTGCCCGACATCGACGAGCTGATCGGCGGGCAGGTCAGGGTGTCGTCGATCCGGGAGTTCCAGGTGGAGGACCTGCTGCGGCGCGATCCGGTGCAGCTCGACGTCACCGGGCTCACCCAGATGCTCGCCAACAGCACGGTGCTGGTGACCGGAGCGGGCGGCACGATCGGCTCCGAGCTGTGCCGGCAGATCGCGCGATTCGCGCCCCGGCAGATCGTGCTCCTCGACAGCAGCGAGTACGCGCTGTACACGATCTCGGAGGAGATGGCCGACCGCTTTCCCGGCGTCTCGCTGATTCCCTTCATCGGCGACGTCAAGGACGCCGTCAGGCTCGAGGAGATCTTCGCGCGCTGCGCGCCGGACGTCGTCTTCCACGCCGCGGCCTACAAGCACGTGCCGCTGATGGAGAATTCCAACGCCTGGCAGACGGTGCAGAACAACGCGCTGGGCACGGTCCGGCTGATGCAGGCGATCGCGCGGCATCCGGTTCGCCGGGTGATCTTCATCTCGACCGACAAGGCGATCAACCCGACCAGCGTGATGGGCGCCTCGAAGCGGCTGGCCGAACTGCTGCTGCTGCAGTGGAACCGGCGAGTGCCGACCCAGACGGTCGCCGTGCGATTCGGGAACGTCCTCGGCTCGACCGGCAGCGTCGTGCCGAAGTTCAAGGAGCAGATCGCGCGAGGCGGCCCGGTCACGGTCACCGACCCCGAGATCCGGCGCTACTTCATGTCGGTGCCGGAAGCCACCCAGCTGGTCCTGCAGGCCGCGATGATGGGCAACGGCGGCGAGGTGTTCGTGCTCGACATGGGCGAGCCGGTCAAGATCGTCGATCTGGCCCGCGACCTGATCCGTCTGTCCGGCTTCACGGAAGAGCAGATTCCCATTGCCTTCACCGGCCTGCGGCCGGGCGAGAAGCTCTACGAGGAACTGCTCGCCGATTCCGAGACCACGCTGCCGACGCGGCACCCGAAGCTGCGGATCTCGTCTGCGAACTCCGCGCCGGGCGAGGCCTGGGAGCGCGAGGTGATGGACTGGCTCGAGAGCACCCAGCCGCGCAGCGACGGCGAGGTGCGCGCGGCCCTGGCCCGCTTCATTCCCGAGTACATGCCCTACGGCGGCGAGGCGCCCCGCCCCACGGCGGCCCCGAACGTCATCCCGTTCGGCAAGGAAGTCCGCAAGGCCTGAAAGTCGCCGCGCTCTCGGCATGCTCACTGCGACCTCTCGCCCCGCCCCCCCCGAGACCTGGGCCATCGGCGACGTCCAGGGCTGCCTCGACAGCCTGCTCGAACTCGAGGCCCGGCTCCCCCGCACCGCCCGCGTCTGGCTCACCGGCGACATCGTCAACCGCGGCCCCCGCTCGCTCGACAGCCTTCGCTGGGCGATGGCCCAGGGCGAGCGCCTGGTCACCGTGCTCGGCAACCACGACCTTCACCTGCTGGCGGTGGCCGCCGGCATCCGCAAGGCCCACCGCACCGACACGCTGGCCGACATCCTGGCCGCGCCAGACCGCGACGCGCTGATCGACTGGGTCCGCTCGCGGCCGCTGGCCCACTTCGAAAGCGGGTGGCTGATGGTCCATGCAGGCGTGCTGCCGCAGTGGTCGGTGGCGCGTACGCTGGAGCTGGCCGAGGAGGTGCGCGCGGTGCTGGCCGGCCCGCGCTGGATGGACTTCCTGCGCGAGATGTACGGCAACCAGCCGGCCCGCTGGAGCGATTCGCTGACCGGCCACGACCGTCTGCGGGTCATCGTCAACGCGCTGACCCGGCTGCGCTTCTGCACGGCCGACGGCGAGATGGAGTTCGCCACCAAGGAGGGCGTCGGCGGCGCGCCCGAAGGCCACTACCCGTGGTTCGAGGTGCCGGGCCGCGCCACCGCCGGCGCGCCGATCGTGTTCGGCCACTGGTCGGCGCTGGGGCTGATCGACCGGCCCGACCTGCTGGCGATCGACACCGGCTGCCTGTGGGGCCGGAAGCTGACCGCGGTGCGGCTGTCGGATCGGGCCGTGATGCAGGTGCAGTGCCCGCAGGGGCTCGCGCCCTGGTGAATCAGCCGCCCCCCCGCGCCTTCCTCAGCGTTTCCGACATCTCGTCGTCCAGCGGCAAGCCCAGCCGCTCGGCCATCGCCTGCCGCGCGCGCGCCACGACTTCCTGCCGCGTGTGGCCGGTCACCGGCGGCAACGGATGCAGCTCGGCCAGCACCCCTGGCGCCCCGAGAAGCCGCGACACCGACTCGCCGAGGGTCATCTCGCCGACGAAATTCATCGCATCGGTGGGCTCGCCGCGCAGCCCGGTGTAGCGCACGCCCACCGGCACGACCGGCACGCCGACCTGCAGCGCCGGCTCGACCAGGTTGCCGTGGAACTGCAGCAGGCGCTGCCCGTCGCTGGTGGTGCCTTCGGGGAACACTGCCACCCGCCGCTCGGCGCGCAGCATGTTCTCGATCCGGTCGTTCAGCTGGTGCACCGCGCGGCGCCGCCCCCGCTCGACGAACAGCGTGCCCACGCCGGCCACCAGCGCGCCGACGACCGGCCAGCGCGACACCTCCATCTTCGCGACGAAGTGCGACGGGGAGACCGACAGCACCAGGAAGACGTCGATCCAGTTGATGTGGTTGGCCAGCAGCAGCGCGCCGCCGCGCAGCTGGCCGAGCGGCGCCGCCCCGGGCGCCGGCCGCTCGGAGAGCCGCACGCCGCACACGCGCAACAGCAGTGCCGACCAGCGCGCGACGATCCGGTCGCGCTTCGGGTAGCCGATTCGCGGAAACACCAGGATGACGATCGCCAGCCCGGCGATCAGCAACGCGATCGCGAGCGGCGCCCGGAACGCTATCCGGAGCGTCCGCGCAATGCGATTCATCGAGGGCCGCGCGCGTCAGGCCGAGCGAGCGCCGGCCGTTCGTTCCCAGGCGACCCGCCCGCCGACCAGCGTCATCCGCACCCGCCCTTCCAGCTCGCGGCCCACGTACGGCGTGTGCGCCCCCTGGCTGAGCAGCGTGGCCCGCGACACGGTCCAGGCCTCGCGCGGGTCGAAGACGCACAGGTCGGCAGGCCCTCCGACCTCGAGCCGGCCGGTCGCCTCCGGCACGCCGAGCACCGCCGCAGGCCCGCTGCTGATCTTGGCCAGCGCGGTGGCGAGCGGCACGCCGGCCTCGTTCGCCCACTTCAGCGTGAGCGGCAGCAGCAGCTCCAGGCCGGTCACGCCCGGCTCGGCCTCGCCGAAGGGCAACTGCTTGGCGTCGTCGTCGACCGGCGTGTGGTCGGAGCAGATCGCGTCGATCGTGCCGTCGGCAAGCGCCGCGCGGATCGCGTCGCGGTCGCGCTGCGAGCGGAACGGCGGGTCGACCCGGCAATTGGCGTCGAAGAAGCCGATGTCCAGGTCGATCAGGTGAATGTGGTGGGCGGCGACGTCGCAGCTGACCGGCAGGCCCTCGGCCCGGGCGCGGCGCACCAGTTCCAGGCCGGCCGCCGAGGACAGCCGGCACAGGTGCACCCGGCAGCCGGTGACGCGCACCAGGTCGAAGATCGTGTTCAGCGCCACGGTCTCGGCGATCACCGGCACGCCGGGCAGGCCCAGACGGCTCGCGTAGGGGCCGGCGTGGGCCACGCCGCCGCGCGCAAGGTAAGGGTCCTGCGGATGCAGCCAAACGGTGAAACCATAGGTGCGCGCGTACTGCATCGCCCGCATCAGCACCTGGGTGTCGGTGATCGGTGCCATCGCCTGCGAAAAGCCGACGCAGCCGGCCTCGGCGAGCTCGGCCATCTCGGTGATCACCTCGCCCTTCAGCCCCGTGGTCAGCGAGCCGACCGGGAACAGCCGGGTGCCCTCGATGCCGCGGGCACGATACTTGAGCATCTCGACCAGGCCCGGCTCGTCGAGCGTGGGATCGGTGTCGGGCGGACACGCAAGGCCGGTGATGCCGCCGGCGATCGCGGCCTGCATCTCGGACTCCAGCGTGGCCTTGTACTCGTAGCCCGGCTCGCGAAGCCGCGCGGCCAGGTCGAGCAGGCCGGGCGCCACGACGCAGCCGGCGGCGTCGATCGTGCGGTCGGGGGCGAAGCCTGCAGGCGCATCGCCGATCGCGACGACGCGGCCGTCGGCAACGTGCAGCGCCGAGGCGGCACCCGCCGCCAGGTCGAGGCCGCTGGCCGGATCGACCAGCCTGCCGTTGAGGATCGAGACTTTCATCGGCGCGTTCATC
It encodes:
- a CDS encoding glycosyltransferase family 2 protein translates to MALPQGDREPASLSAAIVLYRSDPRMLEATIASLGRAARAMRGGAAASLTLVDHSPDAGGERAAQLEREAARWFGEPVRVVPDPSNPGFGAGHNRLLERLGRYHLVLNPDVEIHEEALAEALDFMDAHPECGLVSPSAFGDDGQRQFLCKRYPTVLDLLLRGFAPQFLRRAFAARLDRYEMRDLIGDGVVWDPPIASGCFMLFRGDVFRRLGGFDPRFFLYFEDFDLSLRAGRITRLAYLPSVRIVHHGGHAARKGFRHIGLFARSARAFFSKHGWRWF
- a CDS encoding NAD-dependent epimerase/dehydratase family protein yields the protein MVLKRILVTGASGFVGRAVCARLIEDGRAVTAGVRSADRRTVPGATLRPTGPIEAADWQRIVAGHDAVIHLAARVHRLAEDPQAARSAYLRENRDATLALARAAADAGVARLVFVSTIKVCGEATTNLPFDADCTPAPSDAYAESKLAAEQALREIEAGSAMQVAIVRPPLVYGPGVGANFLRLLGLVERGVPLPLASVRNRRSLVYVGNLADLVVRCVDHPAAAGRTFVASDGEDLSTPALISRIAFALGVEPRLWRCPPALLRAAAALLGRRAAADRLLGSLQVDPSAATTLLGWRPPFSSVEGLAATADWYRRRPSAGGTEDR
- a CDS encoding MraY family glycosyltransferase, with product MPEGQIALIATVALAGLVGLLGTWAMRGYALRRELLDRPNERSSHTVPTPRGGGIAIVAGFALAATGWTLASGDARAGELWLALVPPALLVACVGFVDDHRPLSARLRLLAHFVAAAWAVGMLGGLPAIPLPAGPLYLGAAGTALAIVGTVWCLNLYNFMDGIDGIAASEAVFVALAAAMLGGPGSAAFVPLLALAAASAGFLVFNWPPARIFMGDVGSGFLGLALAGLLLAQQAAGDLPIGAAIVLLGVFLSDATATLLVRLLRGDRIHEAHRSHAYQRAARRFGGHRPVTVAVIAIDLLWLLPLAWLAARFPGWSLPVAAAALGPLSALALALGAGRPDAGSDKA
- a CDS encoding polysaccharide biosynthesis protein: MSIQDRFLVDLRKAIAIAYDTIATGLAWVTSFLLGYGFAVLPDAWRVLWTTLPVVLAVHVGAFVAFRLYRGIWRYASFHDFRQIAGAVIISSLVVTSVLFMWSRAELTPRSALVLNPLLLLFFMIGGRIFYRWWKEHRPYERIRHLGKPVLILGAGDAGYKLVMQLSRSEAWSVVGLLDDDGRKIGREVYGSPVLGRWNQIGAIATSTGAQHAILAARGTDHTTRRRAFDLCEKAGVRLLVLPDIDELIGGQVRVSSIREFQVEDLLRRDPVQLDVTGLTQMLANSTVLVTGAGGTIGSELCRQIARFAPRQIVLLDSSEYALYTISEEMADRFPGVSLIPFIGDVKDAVRLEEIFARCAPDVVFHAAAYKHVPLMENSNAWQTVQNNALGTVRLMQAIARHPVRRVIFISTDKAINPTSVMGASKRLAELLLLQWNRRVPTQTVAVRFGNVLGSTGSVVPKFKEQIARGGPVTVTDPEIRRYFMSVPEATQLVLQAAMMGNGGEVFVLDMGEPVKIVDLARDLIRLSGFTEEQIPIAFTGLRPGEKLYEELLADSETTLPTRHPKLRISSANSAPGEAWEREVMDWLESTQPRSDGEVRAALARFIPEYMPYGGEAPRPTAAPNVIPFGKEVRKA
- a CDS encoding symmetrical bis(5'-nucleosyl)-tetraphosphatase — encoded protein: MLTATSRPAPPETWAIGDVQGCLDSLLELEARLPRTARVWLTGDIVNRGPRSLDSLRWAMAQGERLVTVLGNHDLHLLAVAAGIRKAHRTDTLADILAAPDRDALIDWVRSRPLAHFESGWLMVHAGVLPQWSVARTLELAEEVRAVLAGPRWMDFLREMYGNQPARWSDSLTGHDRLRVIVNALTRLRFCTADGEMEFATKEGVGGAPEGHYPWFEVPGRATAGAPIVFGHWSALGLIDRPDLLAIDTGCLWGRKLTAVRLSDRAVMQVQCPQGLAPW
- a CDS encoding lysophospholipid acyltransferase family protein; translated protein: MNRIARTLRIAFRAPLAIALLIAGLAIVILVFPRIGYPKRDRIVARWSALLLRVCGVRLSERPAPGAAPLGQLRGGALLLANHINWIDVFLVLSVSPSHFVAKMEVSRWPVVGALVAGVGTLFVERGRRRAVHQLNDRIENMLRAERRVAVFPEGTTSDGQRLLQFHGNLVEPALQVGVPVVPVGVRYTGLRGEPTDAMNFVGEMTLGESVSRLLGAPGVLAELHPLPPVTGHTRQEVVARARQAMAERLGLPLDDEMSETLRKARGGG
- a CDS encoding dihydroorotase — translated: MKVSILNGRLVDPASGLDLAAGAASALHVADGRVVAIGDAPAGFAPDRTIDAAGCVVAPGLLDLAARLREPGYEYKATLESEMQAAIAGGITGLACPPDTDPTLDEPGLVEMLKYRARGIEGTRLFPVGSLTTGLKGEVITEMAELAEAGCVGFSQAMAPITDTQVLMRAMQYARTYGFTVWLHPQDPYLARGGVAHAGPYASRLGLPGVPVIAETVALNTIFDLVRVTGCRVHLCRLSSAAGLELVRRARAEGLPVSCDVAAHHIHLIDLDIGFFDANCRVDPPFRSQRDRDAIRAALADGTIDAICSDHTPVDDDAKQLPFGEAEPGVTGLELLLPLTLKWANEAGVPLATALAKISSGPAAVLGVPEATGRLEVGGPADLCVFDPREAWTVSRATLLSQGAHTPYVGRELEGRVRMTLVGGRVAWERTAGARSA